DNA from Streptomyces rishiriensis:
ACACCGTCAGCAAGGCACACGGCAAGGCGATCGACGACTGGATGTATCCGGAGTTCGAGCAGAACTGGAAGCTCTTCGCGCCGAACCCGCTGCAGCAGAACATCGCCGTTCAGGTCCGTGCCCAGGTCCGCACGGTGGACGGCGGCTCGCGGACCACCGGGTGGTACGACCTGTCGGCGCAGGACGGCCGGGCCATCGACGGCAATCTGCTGCCGAGCCACACCGAGCAGAACGAGCTGCGCCGCGCCTGGGACTTCTTCACCGCCACCCACGACAACGACAACCGCCCCGTCGGCCTGCGCGGAGCCCTCTCCGAGACGTACCTGCGCCGCATCGTGACGCTGCGCCTGGAGCGCGGCGGCGCGGCCGGTGACGGCGGTGTCGTCGAGCGGATCCAGGTCCGTTCGCAGACCACCAACGTCACCCCGCCGAAGTGGAGCACCGAGAAAGTGTCGACGAGCCCGGTGTACCGCGTGCTGTCCTGGTGGTCGCTGCCGGACGGCGAGACAGAGGGAGGCGCGCGGTGAACCGGTTCTCCCTGACGGTGTCCGCCGCCATCGCCCGCGTCACCGGGTCGGCGCTCGCGCCGTACCAGAGCGCCGTGGTCCGGATCGGCTTCAGTGTCACCTGGCTGCTGTTCCTGCTGCGCGAGTTCCCTCACCGTCAGGAGCTCTACGGCCCCGACGGTCCCTGGGACTGGGAGCTGGCCCGGCAGCTGATCGACACCAACGGCGCGTTCACGGCACTGATGTGGTCGGACGGGCGGGGCTGGTTCGAGGCGGTCTACCTGCTCGCGCTGCTCTTTGCCGGGCTGCTGCTCCTCGGCTGGCGCACGCGCGCGATGTCGGTGCTGTTCATGGTCGGCGTCCTGTCGCTGCAGAACCGCAGCGTCTTCATGGGGGACGGCGGGGACAACGTCCTGCACCTCATGTCGATCTACCTCGTGTTCTTGCGGTGCGGCCGGGTGTGGTCGCTGGACGCGCGGCGGGAACGGCGCGCGCAGGAGGCACGCGCGCGTGGCGAGCGGGTCACGGACCGGGTGGGCCCCGTTCTGTGGGCCGTGACGGGGTTCGTCCTGGTCACGGTGACCGTGGCGGGCCGCTTCCACAGCGACTGGACCATTCCGGCGCTTCTGTGGGCGGCGTGGGCGGTGCAGGGCCTGTGGTGGGCCGTCGGCCGCCGCACGAAGTCGGCGGAGCCCCGGGTCCTGCTCGACGTGATCGGCAACGTTCTGCACAACGGCGCCCTGTTCGTGATCATGGCGGAGGCCTGTCTGATCTACGCGACGGCCGGCTGGTACAAGATCCAGGGTTCGCGCTGGCAGGACGGCACCGCCGCGTACTACCCCCTGCACCTGGACTACTTCTCGCCCTGGCCGGCGCTCGCGGACCTGCTGGCCGCCAGTGGCACGATGGTCCTGCTGGCCACCTACGGCACCGTCATCGTGCAGGTTGCCT
Protein-coding regions in this window:
- a CDS encoding DUF5819 family protein; its protein translation is MVDPGSEPASRPEVVDPVSEPVARAEPAEPVGVSAGLPVGASVGGPGGAVLGDPAAGPGSGPRRPEARTGVAALSPRYQVGAALALAVVAVAVCVHVGMVFLHVAPPNTVSKAHGKAIDDWMYPEFEQNWKLFAPNPLQQNIAVQVRAQVRTVDGGSRTTGWYDLSAQDGRAIDGNLLPSHTEQNELRRAWDFFTATHDNDNRPVGLRGALSETYLRRIVTLRLERGGAAGDGGVVERIQVRSQTTNVTPPKWSTEKVSTSPVYRVLSWWSLPDGETEGGAR
- a CDS encoding HTTM domain-containing protein, encoding MNRFSLTVSAAIARVTGSALAPYQSAVVRIGFSVTWLLFLLREFPHRQELYGPDGPWDWELARQLIDTNGAFTALMWSDGRGWFEAVYLLALLFAGLLLLGWRTRAMSVLFMVGVLSLQNRSVFMGDGGDNVLHLMSIYLVFLRCGRVWSLDARRERRAQEARARGERVTDRVGPVLWAVTGFVLVTVTVAGRFHSDWTIPALLWAAWAVQGLWWAVGRRTKSAEPRVLLDVIGNVLHNGALFVIMAEACLIYATAGWYKIQGSRWQDGTAAYYPLHLDYFSPWPALADLLAASGTMVLLATYGTVIVQVAFPFTLANRRMKNVLLALMMTEHAVIAVLLGLPFFSLAMIATDAVFLPTTFLHRMGGWAARARGALLSGGGRTAVPEPRAQENPEHTHVGFTA